The following coding sequences lie in one Mercenaria mercenaria strain notata chromosome 5, MADL_Memer_1, whole genome shotgun sequence genomic window:
- the LOC123558068 gene encoding protein inturned-like: MAYFPKIGPFYEPNHEQHFYGEADGRLRSRKSGEQHHQDEKLITNDRSWNHVIQDQENLFYMEPTENAIQSNRNISVGMNHRRQESLQSVGSAGSYQSGSSESPRQPFSRQSSMGSERSSGSKSGITRQYQQHRERSLPDNQRYHYEHFQRDNALRLSDPSYAAFSENLNSENGHHKTSQRSRMKIPLTVDNSSTANLTVSQSGKRKSVLMIPDVRNIDDISNSFGLDLCEKLFGIKLCHYKQRPPRPNGASVDHVLRDRKVIVQAVIPDSQADICGQINRGDMLVGLNDLDLTWINIDDLLRQAVQQQKVKLTFQVPVVVGPKQATPPVTPTRHTPPLPRHNPPPVPPHIPLRIPLTPPPRPPAPHHWEQRQDLVTLTTGEKRSSLVASLSRFLFSLMYLTFAGQSENSRDDVIYQFPNEDNKVFDVRGLFLTLNGLLPDVTSNHPRVTCIIHRGNRINIAYWKSEQDVLLLCLPENKIPSFYLLHIFTDLLHIIQVLHGSIVRVFRDRELHSHLDQLISLTVYRVLHTGVQTQAIPHCNPLDPVLLDTLTGVRWLRLSSDDKMSCDEILSEYEAQDFAEFEEVDPDKRRKFGILGSCLFYRDYLLCSHLCQEDLQDVYLFLKYHCILHLVSKQPVDDLIIWREVYPTRFCHSAKGDNPGYREPKGRWFLLVVSMRHFLLCTIFEAGSYSKVAVGRQLVDKFVVEQSKTTLAQLDLDDTDIELQCNERLFSEQSGPSLKCIDAEKASGLNNDIISPLKSTPSPRHGTDDGERLSFQSPNGPAVMKRQGSKLSYGSNDSSGSSTSINKIKSGSKKGSMYDVETLNRSFSRDGSKACDIKFTKGLNNQLFHYVNFDKFEGIYLSPTPFDLASTQGSTHQHLLFNFYGACLRIHDSFEKCVKKRVKREDKFAVCSLEEGVMFTCQIGLSTDLKKQPPLIRYWVIGRRFPDGHEMFVCLEDGAPQCLLELAFTYNFGLT, encoded by the exons tgaTCGTAGTTGGAACCATGTTATACAAGACCAGGAAAATCTTTTCTACATGGAACCAACAGAAAATGCTATTCAGTCcaacagaaatatttcagttgGTATGAATCACAGGAGACAGGAAAGTCTGCAATCTGTTGGTAGTGCAGGGAGCTACCAGTCGGGTAGCAGTGAGTCACCACGGCAACCATTCAGCAGACAAAGTTCTATGGGATCTGAACGTAGCAGTGGCTCGAAATCAGGAATTACTCGACAATATCAGCAACATCGGGAAAGATCTTTACCAGATAATCAGAGATATCATTATGAACATTTTCAAAGAGATAATGCATTAAGACTGTCGGACCCAAGCTATGCTGCATTTAGTGAAAATCTTAATTCAGAAAATGGACATCATAAAACCAGTCAGAGATCGCGTATGAAAATTCCATTGACAGTAGATAATAGCAGCACTGCAAATCTAACTGTTAGTCAGTCTGGTAAGAGAAAATCAGTCTTAATGATACCAGATGTTAGGAATATTGATGATATTAGTAACTCTTTTGGTTTAGATCTGTGTGAAAAGCTGTTTGGTATAAAACTATGTCACTATAAGCAAAGACCGCCACGTCCAAATGGTGCTAGTGTTGACCATGTGTTAAGAGATCGTAAAGTTATAGTGCAGGCTGTGATACCAGACAGCCAGGCAGATATATGTGGACAGATAAACAGAG GAGACATGCTGGTAGGCTTAAATGACCTGGACTTAACATGGATCAACATTGATGACTTACTGAGACAAGCTGTACAACAACAAAAG GTCAAACTGACATTCCAGGTACCTGTGGTGGTTGGGCCAAAACAAGCAACACCCCCTGTGACACCTACAAGACATACTCCACCTCTGCCAAGACATAACCCGCCCCCTGTGCCACCACATATACCTCTACGCATACCACTGACTCCTCCTCCTAGACCGCCTGCCCCTCATCATTGGGAGCAGCGTCAGGATTTGGTTACCTTGACAACTGGGGAAAAACGGTCAAGTTTAGTAGCCTCACTGAGTCGATTCTTGTTTTCATTGATGTATCTAACATTTGCTGGCCAGTCAGAGAACTCAAGG GATGATGTGATATACCAGTTTCCTAATGAAGACAACAAGGTGTTTGATGTACGAGGCCTGTTTCTTACTCTGAATGGGCTATTGCCTGATGTGACCAGTAATCATCCTAGGGT GACATGTATTATTCACCGTGGAAACAGAATAAATATAGCATACTGGAAGAGTGAGCAGGATGTTTTATTGCTTTGCTTGCCAGAAAACAAAATACCTTCTTTCTATCTTCTACATATATTCACTGATTTGTTACACATCATACAGGTGTTACATGGCTCTATAGTAAG ggtatTTAGAGACAGGGAATTACACAGTCATTTAGATCAGCTGATCAGTCTAACTGTATATAGAGTGTTACATACAGGGGTACAAACACAGGCTATTCCTCACTGTAACCCGCTAGATCCTGTCCTACTAGACACACTGACAGGGGTTAGATGGTTAAGGCTGTCTTCAGATGATAAG ATGTCCTGTGATGAGATTTTAAGTGAATATGAAGCTCAAGATTTTGCAGAATTT gaGGAGGTAGATCCtgacaaaagaagaaaatttggTATCCTAGGGTCGTGTTTGTTTTATAGA GACTATTTATTATGTTCCCACTTGTGTCAGGAAGATTTGCAAGATGTGTATCTATTTCTCAAATATCACTGTATCCTGCATCTAGTCAGTAAACAACCAGTAGATGACCTCATTATCTGGCGGGAAGTTTATCCCACTCGATTCTGCCATTCTGCAAAGGGAGATAATCCTGGTTATAGGGAACCAAAGGGGAGATGGTTCTTACTGGTTGTTAGCATG aggCATTTTCTCCTTTGTACAATATTTGAGGCTGGGAGTTATTCTAAGGTGGCAGTGGGCCGTCAGCTAGTGGACAAATTCGTGGTAGAGCAGTCCAAGACAACTTTAGCCCAGCTAGATCTAGATGATACAGATATAGAGTTACAGTGTAATGAAAG ACTTTTCTCAGAACAGTCAGGCCCCAGTTTAAAGTGTATAGATGCAGAAAAAGCCTCTGggttaaacaatgatattatcTCTCCACTTAAATCTACACCATCTCCAAGACACG GTACAGACGATGGGGAGAGACTATCATTCCAGTCTCCTAATGGACCAGCTGTAATGAAGAGACAAGGTAGCAAACTCTCGTATGGATCTAATGATTCCAGCGGGAGCAGCACAAGTATAAATAAG ATTAAGTCAGGAAGTAAGAAAGGATCTATGTATGATGTGGAAACATTGAACAGAAGTTTCAGCAGAGATGGTAGTAAAGCTTGCGACATCAA atttacAAAAGGCTTGAACAACCAGCTGTTTCACTATGTGAACTTTGACAAGTTTGAGGGCATATACTTAAGTCCAACACCTTTTGATCTTGCTTCAACACAAGGTTCAACACATCAACACTTGCTGTTTAACTTCtatggtgcatgtttgagaatacATGATTCCTTTGAAAAGTGTGTAAAGAAAAGG GTAAAAAGAGAAGATAAGTTTGCAGTGTGTAGTTTAGAGGAAGGTGTGATGTTTACCTGTCAGATTGGTCTGTCAACAGATCTTAAAAAACAACCTCCACTCATCAGGTACTGGGTAATAGG acGGAGATTTCCTGATGGACATGAAATGTTTGTGTGTTTAGAAGATGGTGCTCCACAGTGTTTGTTAGAACTTGCTTTCACATACAACTTTGGATTGACTTGA